The genomic interval ATTTCTTTAGATTTTTGGATAGAGTCAGTTTCAAAATATATAGCACTCAATCTGTTTAATGAGCTCGCAATTAGAGTTATATCTTCACTGCTTTTTGCTATGGTCAAAGATTGTTTTGTATATTTTATTGTTTCCTCAAAATTTCCTAAAGCTCTATGTAGGTCGCCGATGTTACGTAAACAACGGCATTGATTAGTTACATCTCCAATGTTTTCGTAGATTGCCAATGCTTTTGAAATATTGGTCATTACTGAATCATAATTTCCTAAAGTTTTATTAATTATTCCAGTCGTATAATATATTTCAGCAATAACTTTATTTGGTTTGACAATGGGTATTAAATCGTATGCAATTTCATTATATTTCTGTGCTTTTATAATATCATTATCTAAAAGCAGATAACACAATTTATTTATTGTTTCTACTTTCAAAATTTCATTCGTGGTAGTATCAATTACTTTTTCTAAACTATCTGTTGAGACGATAGAGTGCGAATATTTATAAGAGAATAAAATTGAAACGAATAAAACACAAATAATTATTATTTTACTCCTTTTCCTCATTTATATGTAAATATTAAAATATATTTTTTCTACAAATATACATTTTTTTCAGAATAATAATTATAAATACTATTAAATAAAAACCCTGCTTCAAAAAGGAAGCAGGGTTTTTATTTAATTTTTCACAAATTAATATGCAAAAATCGGGAAGTCCTTCATCATATTTGTAACTTCCTTTTTTGTATTTGAAATTAGTTTTTCGTCTTCAACGTTTAAGATTATTTTATCTATCATTTCAACGATTGGTTCCATATGTTCCTCTTTAAGCCCACGTGTAGTAATTGCAGGGGTTCCAACTCTTAATCCGGAAGCTTGGAAAGGCGATCGCGTATCAAAAGGAACCATGTTTTTATTTACAGTTATATCAGCTTTAACAAGAGTATTTTCAACAATTTTGCCACTAATTTCAGGCACTTTGGTTCTTAAATCAATCAACATTGAATGATTGTCTGTTCCGTTTGAAATAACTTTATAGCCTCTATCAACAAATGCTTTTGCCATGACCGCAGCATTAGCTTTGGTTTGAGCCATATATTCTTTATAACTATCTGTTAATGCTTCGCCAAAAGCAACTGCTTTAGCTGCAATTACATGCTCTAAAGGACCTCCTTGAGTTCCAGGGAAAACACCGGAGTCTAACAAAGATGACATCATTCTAATTTTTCCTTTTGGCGTTTTCTTTCCGAAAGGATTCTCAAAATCTTCGCTCATCATAATAATGCCACCACGAGGACCACGCAAAGTTTTATGTGTGGTTGAAGTTACAATATGGCAATGTGGAAATGGATTGTTAAGTAAGCCAGTAGCAATAAGTCCTGCCGGATGAGCAATATCTGCCATTAGCAAAGCACCAACTTTATCGGCAATTTCTCTCATTCGGGCAAAATCCCAATCGCGAGAATATGCTGATGCTCCGGCAAGTAGCATTTTGGGTTTTTCTTTAATGGCTACTTCCTCCATCATATCGTAATCTACAGTACCTGTTTCTTCTTTAACTCCGTATGCAACAGGCCGATACAAAATACCGGAAAAGTTCACAAACGAACCATGAGTTAAATGTCCGCCATGCGAAAGGTCGAAGCCAAGAAAAGTTTCACCTGGCTTTAGTATTGCCAACATTACAGCTGCATTTGCCTGAGCTCCAGAATGTGGCTGGACATTTGCCCAACATGCTCCAAACATCTCTTTCAATCGATCGATGGCTAATTGTTCTGTTTGGTCAACTACTTCGCATCCACCATAGTAGCGTTTGCCGGGATACCCTTCTGCATATTTATTTGTCATGCAAGAACCCATGGCTTCCATTACTTGATTGCTTACAAAATTTTCTGAAGCAATAAGTTCAATGCCATTTTTCTGACGTTGATATTCTTTTTCAATTATTTCAAAAACCTTAGTATCTCTTTCCATTACATTTGTTTTAATTTATTATATATTCCTTTTTATAATTTTAGAATTTTAAACTAAAAATCCGAAACTCTGATTATTGCCTTTTAATCCTGACTGT from Bacteroidota bacterium carries:
- a CDS encoding serine hydroxymethyltransferase, which codes for MERDTKVFEIIEKEYQRQKNGIELIASENFVSNQVMEAMGSCMTNKYAEGYPGKRYYGGCEVVDQTEQLAIDRLKEMFGACWANVQPHSGAQANAAVMLAILKPGETFLGFDLSHGGHLTHGSFVNFSGILYRPVAYGVKEETGTVDYDMMEEVAIKEKPKMLLAGASAYSRDWDFARMREIADKVGALLMADIAHPAGLIATGLLNNPFPHCHIVTSTTHKTLRGPRGGIIMMSEDFENPFGKKTPKGKIRMMSSLLDSGVFPGTQGGPLEHVIAAKAVAFGEALTDSYKEYMAQTKANAAVMAKAFVDRGYKVISNGTDNHSMLIDLRTKVPEISGKIVENTLVKADITVNKNMVPFDTRSPFQASGLRVGTPAITTRGLKEEHMEPIVEMIDKIILNVEDEKLISNTKKEVTNMMKDFPIFAY